The Coturnix japonica isolate 7356 chromosome 15, Coturnix japonica 2.1, whole genome shotgun sequence genome segment CGGCGCGGAGGCAGCGGTGGTGGCCGTGGGTTGGTGTCATCATCACAACCATCACACAACCGGTCCACGCCAGGCGCATTGTTCCATACTGCACAGCCATTCTCCTTTGGCAGAACcgcaggcagagctggcagggagTGCTCCATCCGTAAAGGCCGTGCCTTGCAGCAGGCTGGGTTGTGCCGGCAGCCCCACCGcatctcctccagctgcttctccagctcccGCACCACCAGCCGCATGTAGTCAAAGCTGGCCCGTGACAGTGCCTTCACCCACGCCTCCATGGCCGCCTGGCTGTCAGCTGCCAGCACGTAGGTGCGTGATTTGGTGCCACTGAAGCGGATGGCAAAGGCAAATTCCTCAGCTGAGTCGCAGAGCTCCACAGTGCAGCcctccagcaccaccagccccaCGGGCTCCCGGCTGTCGCGCTCCTCGAAGTAGAAGAGCATGTTGCCCTTGAGCACGAACCAGCGGCGGTGATACGCCGTGTGCCGCTCACCGCGCTTGTAGAGGAATCCAGCGTTGTCAGCCGGGGAGTCACAGGTGGCATAGAACACCAAACTGCGCTCGTTCAGCTtcatggctgcagggagagggcGCAGGCAgggtgtgtgcagtgctgcagccacccGCCAGCTCCTTGTTCCTGGTGGCACccaggaaatggaaatggagagCAAACACCGCAGGCGCGCTCACCCCGGCACAACATAGTGCTGCAGGTTGGGTTTGACTTTGCACCCCAGGTGGTGTTTCCCCATAGAGAGCCCCACTTGGGGCTGGTGCCTCCCCCCCATACACACCACTGTCCCACCTCATCCAGCACAGGTGGCCTCGTGGCCAcgctcctccctgcagcccagcccacGTGCAGGTCTGGCTCATGGGACCCTCATGGGCAGCACCACAAAGGGCCAGGCCACCCCCCTCCTTGTGTCCCCACACGGTGCCCTCACCGTCCCGTTCCTTCCACCCACCTGGGCTGCGAGGCACGGCTCTGCTCTATCTCTGGGCTCCAGCCGTGGGCGACCTTGGGGGACACGGAAGCGCTGGAAGCAGGGTCggctgctggcacagggctggcaCCCCGCTGTCCCCACTCGCTCTGCCCCAAAATGACGAATTTCAGCGCGTCACCACTGCGTGCCCAGCACAAGACGGACACGTGCGAGGATGACCATTACTTTCCTACTGAGCCACATCGCAGGATGAAAGGAGCCAGGAGAGGGCTCCCGGTTCGGGGACACCAATCGGGATCTTAAAGCCTTTTGGGGGAGGGAACATTTGCACACGGGGGAGAACGCTCCAGTCCTCAGCGGGACCGCCCCGACCGAACCCCACCGCCACTCCCCAGCACCGCGCGGTCCCGCTACGCCTCGGCCCCACTCCAATCCCACACCGGACCCGCTCGGGGACGGCCCCGCTCCCATCCCCCGGGCACCTTTTGTCCTCGGTTTCCAGCACCTCGGCGTGGATCGGGCCGCCCCTCGGGCGGGGCGCTGCCACCCGGCTCCTCCCCGCACgtttgtgctgcttctgccGCCGCCCCTCGCAGAGCCCGGCCCAGTCCGACCCAGTAATCCCAactggatggatggatgagtaCAGAGGTACCTATATAGGCTGAGTAGcgggcccaggtgaacctcatcAAGTCGAACAAATCCAATTGCAAGGGCTGCACCTGGGTCGTGGCAACCCCTGCaatcagtacaagctgggggatcGTTGTACAAGCTTTCAGTATTTGGgtagggagctaggagatatggctTAGTGGCTTTCTGTAGGaatggtaaagggaggacggttggactaggtgatcttgtaggtcctttccaaccttgtgattctatgaaaggaCTGTGCACAGCCCTTATCCAAGTGAACTTGTGGGTATTGGTGGATTGCAactggatgtgagccagcagtgtttcCTCACAGCCCTAAAGCCAACCATATTCTGGGCTGCAACCAAAGCAGTGTGGGCAGCTGGTGGGGGAGGTGCTCCTGTCCCTCTGCCCTGGCACAGGGTGCACAGAGAGGtggaggtgccccatccctgcagacacccacagtcaggggatggggctgtgagcactgacggagctgtgggtgtccctgagcactgcaggcagtgggaacagATGGCTTTGGGggttctttccaactcaaacagttctatgattcttatgGATGCACGGATGGGTGAGAAAGGCAAGAGCTCAGCGCTCACCACAGCTGCACAACATTTTTCACTCGCTCTCCATTTCCTCCAGATTCTTTGTTCCCCTGCTCAGCAATGAGCACATTTCAGTAGAAGCActgttgggttttattt includes the following:
- the PHETA1 gene encoding sesquipedalian-1, which gives rise to MKLNERSLVFYATCDSPADNAGFLYKRGERHTAYHRRWFVLKGNMLFYFEERDSREPVGLVVLEGCTVELCDSAEEFAFAIRFSGTKSRTYVLAADSQAAMEAWVKALSRASFDYMRLVVRELEKQLEEMRWGCRHNPACCKARPLRMEHSLPALPAVLPKENGCAVWNNAPGVDRLCDGCDDDTNPRPPPLPPRRRASSGDTGTAEISAFCRLHERYGREVAQLRQDWQHRQCQHRP